A genome region from Gossypium hirsutum isolate 1008001.06 chromosome A04, Gossypium_hirsutum_v2.1, whole genome shotgun sequence includes the following:
- the LOC107949293 gene encoding NAC domain-containing protein 90, with protein MEDIAPGFRFYPTEEELVSFYLHHKLEMEREDLNRLMDRVIPIVNIYEFNPWDLPLYLCHKDPEQWFFFIPRQESEARGGKPKRRTTTGYWKATGSPGFVYCSGNRPIGVKRTMVFYKGRAPNGIKTEWKMNEYKAIEQGASSISATPTLRHEFSLCRVYKKSKCLRSFDRRPPVGGVQIIKPNAAAHQCEATAGEAASGYHKSQQMAGSPESSSSEDHGNPSQTGASNDSSATVFNYDELFWNLDGFWESQIL; from the exons ATGGAGGATATCGCACCTGGTTTTCGGTTCTACCCGACTGAAGAAGAGTTGGTTTCATTTTATCTTCATCACAAGCTAGAAATGGAGAGGGAGGATTTGAACCGTCTTATGGATCGGGTTATACCCATTGTCAACATTTATGAGTTTAATCCTTGGGATCTTCCAC TGTACCTATGCCATAAGGATCCAGAACAATGGTTCTTCTTCATTCCACGGCAGGAGAGTGAAGCTCGGGGAGGAAAGCCAAAGCGGCGAACAACAACTGGGTACTGGAAGGCAACTGGCTCACCTGGTTTTGTTTATTGCTCCGGTAATCGCCCTATAGGCGTTAAAAGAACCATGGTTTTCTACAAGGGAAGAGCTCCCAATGGAATAAAGACTGAGTGGAAAATGAACGAATATAAAGCCATTGAACAAGGAGCTTCATCTATTTCTGCAACTCCAACT TTAAGGCATGAATTCAGCTTGTGCCGGGTATACAAAAAGTCGAAATGCTTGCGGTCATTTGACAGGCGGCCTCCAGTAGGAGGAGTGCAGATAATTAAGCCAAATGCAGCAGCTCATCAATGTGAAGCAACTGCTGGAGAAGCAGCTTCTGGTTATCATAAGAGCCAACAAATGGCGGGCTCACCCGAAAGTTCATCTTCAGAAGATCACGGGAACCCCTCTCAAACTGGAGCAAGTAATGACTCATCAGCAACTGTTTTTAATTATGATGAATTGTTCTGGAATCTTGATGGCTTCTGGGAGTCCCAGATTCTTTGA